Proteins from one Leptospira johnsonii genomic window:
- a CDS encoding TetR/AcrR family transcriptional regulator, translating to MKLAISGSRRQDNKTKNRNAILNAARRVFASVGFEACSTREIIRESGLAQGTFYNYYKDKESVMQDIADELAEGIRRGIREARAKAETPLAFLSDAYFAVFQVMMQDRIHLDLLTRNRDIIRGYLFQGGSMTYILEELDSDLERMVGLGGFPAHPIRITSVMMVAAGFEAMVLLAKEENYDLRKLSDYLGLLFQGGITNVSKVIQEDKELQR from the coding sequence ATGAAACTAGCAATATCCGGGTCCAGAAGACAGGACAATAAAACAAAAAACAGAAATGCGATCCTAAACGCAGCCCGAAGGGTTTTCGCGAGCGTGGGATTCGAGGCGTGTTCCACCAGGGAAATAATCCGGGAAAGTGGCTTAGCCCAAGGCACATTCTATAATTATTATAAAGATAAAGAATCCGTAATGCAGGACATTGCAGATGAACTAGCTGAAGGCATCCGAAGAGGGATTAGAGAAGCAAGGGCAAAAGCGGAAACTCCTCTGGCTTTTTTAAGCGACGCTTATTTTGCAGTTTTCCAGGTGATGATGCAAGATAGAATTCATTTGGATCTATTGACCAGAAACCGTGATATTATCAGGGGTTATCTGTTCCAAGGCGGTTCCATGACCTATATCTTGGAAGAATTGGACAGCGACTTGGAAAGAATGGTAGGGTTAGGAGGTTTTCCTGCGCATCCTATCCGGATTACTTCAGTAATGATGGTTGCTGCCGGCTTCGAAGCAATGGTTCTCTTAGCAAAAGAAGAAAATTACGATCTTAGAAAATTGTCCGATTATTTGGGCCTTCTTTTCCAGGGAGGTATAACCAATGTCTCGAAGGTCATCCAGGAAGATAAGGAGTTGCAGAGATAA
- the ruvB gene encoding Holliday junction branch migration DNA helicase RuvB: MAGHTLNPEDKFDDEISLRPSLFSEFIGQKEILSNLGVFVEAAKKRGQALDHVLLSGPPGLGKTTLAGIISQELGTRIVVTSAPVLTRGADLAKLLTDLEERDILFIDEIHSLSRKVEEILYPAMENFMIDLLVGEGITAQTIQIKLKPFTLIGATTRSGLISDPLKSRFGIHFRLEYYDDAEMKDIVLRSSKILGYEIDENAAFEIGRRSRKTPRIANHLLKRVRDFAEVKGERKIRIPACEEAFSRLGIDELGLDRMDRQILECMIDRYKGGPVGLKPIAAVIGEEERTLEDHYESYMVRVGLINRTSSGRVATEKAYQLMDRVPPAFGKRIEEDAAPGLF; this comes from the coding sequence TTGGCAGGACATACTTTAAATCCGGAGGATAAATTCGACGATGAGATATCTCTTCGTCCCTCCTTATTCTCCGAGTTTATAGGACAAAAAGAGATCCTGTCCAATCTAGGCGTTTTTGTAGAAGCCGCCAAAAAAAGAGGCCAGGCCCTGGATCATGTACTTCTATCAGGGCCTCCTGGTCTAGGTAAGACTACACTTGCGGGTATCATTTCCCAAGAACTGGGCACAAGGATCGTAGTCACTTCTGCTCCAGTTTTGACAAGGGGAGCAGACCTTGCAAAATTACTCACCGATCTAGAAGAGAGAGATATATTATTTATAGATGAAATACATTCCCTAAGCCGCAAGGTAGAAGAGATCTTGTATCCTGCGATGGAAAATTTCATGATCGATCTCCTAGTGGGAGAAGGTATCACCGCCCAAACCATCCAGATCAAATTAAAACCATTCACTTTGATCGGTGCCACGACTCGAAGCGGACTCATCTCGGATCCTCTCAAGAGTAGATTCGGTATCCATTTCCGTTTGGAATATTACGATGATGCTGAGATGAAAGATATCGTTTTAAGATCCTCTAAGATCCTGGGTTACGAGATAGATGAGAACGCAGCATTCGAAATAGGAAGAAGGTCCCGAAAAACCCCTAGGATCGCAAACCATCTTCTCAAAAGAGTGAGGGACTTTGCGGAGGTAAAAGGGGAAAGAAAGATCCGTATCCCCGCCTGCGAGGAGGCATTTTCTCGCCTCGGAATAGACGAATTGGGCCTGGATAGAATGGACCGCCAGATCCTGGAATGTATGATCGATCGGTACAAGGGTGGCCCTGTTGGTCTGAAGCCCATCGCCGCAGTAATCGGAGAGGAAGAAAGGACTCTCGAAGATCATTACGAATCCTATATGGTAAGAGTTGGCTTGATCAATAGAACCTCTTCCGGTAGAGTTGCCACAGAGAAGGCCTATCAGCTGATGGACAGAGTTCCCCCGGCTTTCGGCAAAAGAATAGAAGAAGATGCGGCTCCCGGCCTTTTTTAA
- a CDS encoding LIC10421/LIC12816 family protein, with the protein MKIQSLVGLISILSLFPFALSSFSAEEETKLIEKALVESLSTQEQKEAFKKYLANLSKKKRDEATHLRELASSEPKHHSSGARKKKLVELAAQLDREASIHEETLKTLQQSLVQ; encoded by the coding sequence ATGAAGATCCAATCACTTGTCGGACTAATTTCAATTCTGTCCCTGTTCCCATTTGCACTTTCTTCTTTCTCCGCAGAAGAAGAGACAAAACTGATCGAAAAGGCCTTGGTGGAAAGTTTATCCACACAAGAACAAAAAGAGGCATTCAAAAAATACCTGGCCAATCTTTCTAAAAAGAAAAGGGATGAGGCGACCCATTTGAGAGAACTTGCTTCTTCCGAACCGAAACATCATTCTTCCGGTGCTCGTAAGAAGAAGTTAGTGGAACTCGCAGCTCAATTGGACAGAGAAGCTTCTATCCACGAAGAGACTTTGAAAACCTTGCAACAATCCTTGGTTCAATAA
- the omp85 gene encoding Omp85 family outer membrane protein, whose protein sequence is MFSLRHFFIASILLPISIFSEGEKVAIDLNESKRLSKQELEEKRNGWYATGLPVFSQDPVRGQGYGARGFLYQNGDRKDPYFEFQPYKYRFGAQAYKTTKGADYYEFTFDSPFLFDTAYRLKTSISYSTNKNSQYFGIGTDTLREIQYRDRNQPTGELRNGGSFSDLEDALSYRRPTSPGSVYPYESNVLYNTYEFRSTTATFSVDKTFWGAFRWIVAPEFSQNIIRTYDYPNGKLSTNRDYYSVARDPATGWDSSYPNGTSKLTQDYQAGLINGYHGGNVNYIHVGLAYDTRDFEPDPDSGVLLEMNYSSSSKRAGSDFEFEKFFTQGKFFYMPFPKLFEELVVAGRAGLHYSKGEVPFSEYRYMWSIDGPINGLGGLQTLRGYRQERFIAPMIGFGNLEIRWRFGTFKFWDQLITLSLVPFYDFGRVWNGYHDISTQGYKFSYGTGLRIIWNQATVILIDYAKSREDSQLFIDIGQIF, encoded by the coding sequence TTGTTTTCTCTTCGGCATTTTTTTATAGCCAGTATCTTACTTCCTATTTCGATTTTTTCGGAAGGGGAGAAGGTTGCAATCGACCTGAACGAATCCAAACGTCTTTCCAAACAAGAACTGGAAGAAAAAAGAAACGGTTGGTATGCGACTGGTCTTCCGGTTTTTTCGCAAGATCCTGTTAGAGGACAGGGTTACGGAGCCAGAGGATTTTTATACCAGAACGGAGATCGTAAGGATCCTTATTTCGAATTCCAACCTTACAAATATAGATTCGGCGCTCAGGCATACAAGACTACAAAAGGCGCTGACTACTACGAGTTCACTTTTGATAGTCCTTTTCTTTTCGATACTGCGTATAGATTGAAGACGAGTATTTCTTATAGCACGAATAAAAATTCTCAGTATTTCGGGATTGGAACTGACACGTTACGCGAAATTCAGTATAGAGATCGAAACCAACCCACAGGTGAACTGAGGAACGGAGGCAGCTTTTCCGATCTTGAGGATGCGCTTTCCTATCGCAGACCTACTTCTCCCGGATCCGTTTATCCGTATGAAAGTAATGTTTTATACAACACATACGAATTTCGTTCTACTACAGCTACATTCTCTGTGGATAAAACCTTTTGGGGAGCTTTTCGTTGGATTGTTGCTCCCGAGTTTTCTCAGAATATCATCCGCACGTACGATTATCCAAATGGAAAGCTTTCGACGAATCGAGATTATTATTCCGTTGCAAGAGATCCGGCTACCGGCTGGGATTCTTCTTATCCCAACGGAACTTCTAAACTTACCCAAGACTACCAAGCTGGTTTGATCAATGGGTATCATGGTGGAAATGTAAATTATATTCATGTGGGTCTTGCTTACGATACAAGAGACTTCGAACCGGATCCGGATTCAGGTGTTCTTTTAGAGATGAATTATTCTTCTTCTTCCAAACGTGCGGGTTCCGATTTCGAATTTGAGAAGTTTTTTACACAAGGGAAATTTTTCTATATGCCTTTCCCGAAATTATTCGAAGAGCTTGTGGTCGCTGGAAGAGCTGGACTTCATTATTCCAAGGGAGAAGTTCCTTTTTCGGAATATCGTTATATGTGGTCCATTGACGGACCTATCAACGGCTTGGGCGGTCTCCAAACTCTTAGAGGTTATAGACAGGAAAGGTTTATCGCTCCTATGATCGGTTTCGGAAATTTAGAGATCCGTTGGAGATTCGGCACCTTCAAATTTTGGGATCAGTTGATCACATTGAGCCTGGTTCCATTTTATGATTTCGGAAGAGTCTGGAACGGATATCATGATATTAGCACCCAAGGTTATAAATTTTCTTATGGTACTGGCTTAAGGATTATCTGGAATCAGGCTACAGTCATCTTGATCGACTATGCTAAGTCTAGAGAAGATTCTCAATTGTTTATAGACATAGGCCAAATCTTTTAA
- a CDS encoding DUF3556 domain-containing protein, protein MFLPKAPPYDALAWAKMSFADRARLSCQAWAVQGYGSPLGAYIVYVLKIALYIAGWIYFCSFSPGLGTWGTISWWFVPVAFQKAIVWSLLFEVLGFGCGSGPLTGRYFPPVGGFLYFLRPKTTKMPLFEGAPIIGGRTRGILEIVSYASVLVYSVLCLIHPAPGFEQFLPIIISLVIAGILDKTVFLAARAEHYWVTIVVFAFAQNWIAGAMIVQLSIWLFAGFSKLNAHFPSVVCVMASNSPFTPFSWFRKAMYKNYPEDLRPSSTAVAKANMGIVLELGTPIVLFTGIMTGSQTILYLGLGMMVFLHSYITSNFPMGVPIEWNFLVVYSAFFLFGANPSITPFQLDSAPVAAFLFVFSFALPLIGNIRPDWISFLLAMRYYAGNWAVSVWMFKEDSYKKLEKLTKTSGWLYDQLDMFYERKVSVGLVSKVMAFRLMHLHGKAFQKLVPKAVKNFEKYEWVEGELIAGMVVGWNFGEGHLHSEQLLRSVQAQCGFKDEELRCIFIEGQPLGKSTINYRIHDAEKGLLEDGKIEVADLKELQPWPTK, encoded by the coding sequence ATGTTCCTTCCTAAAGCTCCCCCCTATGACGCCTTGGCCTGGGCGAAAATGTCGTTCGCGGACAGGGCCCGTTTGTCCTGCCAAGCCTGGGCGGTCCAAGGTTACGGCTCCCCTCTCGGAGCTTATATTGTTTATGTTTTAAAGATCGCATTGTACATAGCAGGTTGGATCTATTTCTGTTCTTTCAGTCCGGGACTCGGAACCTGGGGAACCATCTCCTGGTGGTTTGTTCCGGTTGCTTTCCAGAAAGCGATCGTATGGAGTTTGCTATTCGAAGTATTGGGATTTGGATGTGGAAGTGGTCCATTAACCGGAAGATATTTCCCTCCAGTAGGCGGCTTCTTATATTTTTTAAGACCTAAAACTACCAAAATGCCTTTATTCGAAGGAGCTCCTATCATTGGAGGAAGAACCAGAGGAATTCTGGAAATCGTATCTTATGCTTCGGTTTTAGTGTATTCAGTTCTCTGTTTGATCCATCCTGCTCCTGGCTTCGAACAATTTTTACCGATCATCATCAGCTTGGTGATTGCAGGTATATTAGATAAAACTGTTTTTCTTGCTGCAAGAGCGGAACATTATTGGGTCACCATCGTAGTATTTGCATTCGCACAGAACTGGATCGCAGGGGCAATGATAGTCCAGCTTTCTATCTGGTTGTTTGCAGGATTCTCCAAACTGAACGCACACTTCCCAAGCGTAGTTTGCGTGATGGCGAGTAATAGCCCTTTCACACCTTTCTCTTGGTTCAGAAAGGCGATGTATAAGAATTATCCAGAGGATCTTCGTCCTTCTTCTACCGCAGTTGCAAAAGCGAATATGGGGATCGTTCTAGAATTAGGAACTCCTATCGTTCTATTTACAGGGATTATGACAGGTTCTCAAACGATCCTGTATTTGGGACTCGGAATGATGGTATTCCTACATAGTTATATCACGAGCAACTTCCCGATGGGAGTTCCTATAGAATGGAACTTCTTAGTAGTTTACTCCGCCTTTTTCTTGTTTGGCGCTAACCCTAGCATCACTCCTTTCCAATTAGATTCTGCACCTGTTGCAGCTTTCTTATTCGTGTTCTCTTTTGCTCTTCCATTGATCGGAAATATCAGACCGGATTGGATCTCCTTCTTACTAGCAATGAGATATTACGCAGGAAACTGGGCAGTAAGTGTATGGATGTTCAAAGAAGATAGTTATAAAAAATTGGAGAAGCTCACCAAAACCTCAGGATGGCTGTACGACCAGTTGGATATGTTCTACGAAAGAAAAGTATCAGTAGGTTTAGTGAGTAAGGTAATGGCCTTCCGACTCATGCACTTGCATGGAAAAGCATTCCAAAAGTTAGTGCCAAAAGCAGTTAAAAATTTTGAAAAGTATGAATGGGTAGAAGGTGAACTGATCGCTGGTATGGTAGTAGGCTGGAACTTTGGAGAAGGTCACTTACATAGCGAACAACTACTTCGATCCGTACAAGCACAATGTGGATTCAAAGACGAAGAATTACGCTGTATCTTTATAGAAGGTCAACCATTAGGAAAATCTACTATTAACTACAGGATCCACGACGCAGAAAAAGGATTATTGGAAGACGGAAAGATAGAAGTCGCCGATTTGAAGGAACTCCAACCTTGGCCGACTAAATAA
- a CDS encoding phytoene desaturase family protein translates to MDFSSEEYDICIIGSGPNGLAAASVLAGSGLSVLILEASDTIGGGLRTKELTLPGFHHDVCSAAHPMGILSPYLKTLPLEKHGLKWIEPEASVAHPLDGESAVLLKLSLEETAENLGADKKSYIKLISPFLKNPEGLLSDALAPLGIPKHPFLLARFGLLGLRSAKSIANSWFKEERAKALFAGCAGHSIFPLDKFLSGALGLLFSLTGHVRSWPVVEGGSEMIAKSLESYLKGLGVKIQTNYKVSNLSQLPKTKAILFDTSPDQLGSVAGNTLSSSYIRRISSFNYGPGVFKMDWALDGPIPWKDPRCLQASTVHVGGKLSEIAKAESEVWSGKHPDRPYMLVVQQSQFDPTRAPKGKHTGYAYCHVPSGSTKDMTETLENQIERFAPGFKDRILARHSMNTKDFYSYNLNYIGGAITGGAADLPQAFFRPIAKMNPYTTPNPHIYICSASTPPGGGVHGMCGYYAAKAVLKKIYKLKHIRYSK, encoded by the coding sequence ATGGATTTTAGCTCCGAAGAATATGATATTTGTATCATAGGATCCGGCCCGAACGGATTGGCTGCTGCCTCCGTTCTGGCGGGCTCCGGACTTTCTGTTTTAATATTGGAAGCTTCGGATACGATAGGTGGCGGTTTAAGAACTAAGGAGTTAACCTTACCAGGTTTTCACCATGATGTTTGTTCCGCAGCACATCCTATGGGCATTTTATCTCCTTATCTAAAAACACTTCCTCTAGAAAAACACGGACTCAAATGGATAGAGCCGGAAGCTTCCGTGGCACATCCTCTAGACGGAGAATCCGCTGTACTTTTAAAATTATCTTTGGAAGAAACCGCGGAGAATTTAGGCGCAGATAAAAAGTCCTATATAAAACTCATTTCTCCTTTTTTAAAAAATCCAGAAGGACTTTTGTCTGACGCATTAGCTCCTCTTGGTATCCCAAAACATCCATTCTTATTGGCAAGATTCGGATTATTAGGACTACGATCCGCGAAATCAATCGCAAATTCATGGTTCAAAGAAGAAAGAGCTAAAGCGTTATTCGCGGGCTGTGCCGGGCATTCTATCTTCCCATTAGATAAATTCTTAAGCGGGGCGCTGGGACTTTTATTCTCCTTAACAGGACATGTACGTTCTTGGCCTGTAGTAGAAGGCGGATCTGAGATGATCGCAAAATCTCTGGAATCTTATCTAAAAGGTCTCGGAGTAAAAATACAAACAAACTATAAGGTCTCAAATCTTTCGCAACTTCCAAAAACAAAGGCCATTCTTTTTGATACAAGTCCCGATCAGTTGGGATCGGTTGCAGGAAATACATTATCTTCTTCTTATATACGCAGGATCTCTTCTTTTAATTACGGACCTGGAGTATTCAAGATGGATTGGGCATTGGATGGCCCCATCCCTTGGAAAGATCCACGTTGTTTGCAGGCCTCTACTGTTCACGTAGGCGGAAAACTGTCCGAAATCGCAAAGGCAGAATCAGAAGTCTGGTCAGGAAAACATCCGGATCGTCCTTATATGTTGGTAGTACAACAAAGCCAATTCGACCCCACCAGAGCTCCAAAAGGAAAACATACTGGATATGCCTATTGCCATGTGCCTTCCGGTTCCACAAAGGACATGACGGAAACTTTAGAAAACCAAATCGAAAGATTCGCGCCTGGCTTCAAGGATAGGATATTAGCCAGACATTCCATGAATACAAAAGACTTTTACTCATATAATTTAAACTATATTGGAGGAGCGATCACCGGAGGAGCGGCGGACCTTCCCCAGGCATTTTTTAGACCTATCGCAAAAATGAATCCGTATACTACACCAAACCCTCATATTTACATTTGTTCCGCGTCCACACCTCCGGGAGGAGGAGTTCACGGAATGTGCGGGTACTACGCGGCCAAAGCAGTATTAAAAAAAATTTATAAACTAAAACATATTCGTTATTCCAAATGA
- a CDS encoding helix-turn-helix domain-containing protein gives MKDIQKPYRIKTISEFHQLRGLPKPEHPLISVVDYGSIVHSSEFNFTSWTLDFYSISLKRNPAVKMKYGQQEYDFDDGILFFMAPGQVFRIEIGNDKKPEHSGWILLIHPDFIWNSALAKNIRKYEYFDYSVNEALFLSEKEEVVLNSIVSNIRQEYHSNIDKFSQEIIISHITTLLNYAERFYHRQFITRKITNHKILDRLEEILIEYFREGDLREKGLPSVQYIADLLNVSPKYLSGLLNVLTGQSTQQHIHDKLIEQAKERLSTTDLPITAIAYELGFEHSQSFSKLFKSKTKLTPVEFRRSFN, from the coding sequence ATGAAAGACATTCAAAAGCCATATAGAATCAAGACCATTAGCGAGTTTCATCAGTTGAGAGGTTTGCCAAAACCTGAACATCCTCTGATTAGTGTAGTGGATTATGGATCTATTGTACATTCTTCGGAATTTAATTTTACAAGTTGGACTCTCGATTTTTATTCCATTTCTCTGAAAAGGAATCCCGCAGTAAAAATGAAATATGGGCAGCAGGAATATGATTTTGACGATGGTATCTTGTTCTTTATGGCTCCAGGTCAAGTTTTTAGGATCGAGATTGGCAACGACAAAAAACCGGAACATTCCGGGTGGATCTTATTGATCCATCCGGACTTCATCTGGAATTCCGCATTGGCTAAGAATATTCGGAAATACGAATATTTTGATTACTCGGTGAACGAGGCTTTATTCCTGTCGGAAAAAGAAGAAGTCGTATTGAACAGTATTGTCAGTAACATTCGGCAAGAATATCATTCCAATATCGACAAATTTAGCCAGGAGATCATTATTTCTCACATTACTACTCTACTCAATTATGCAGAGAGATTCTATCATCGTCAGTTTATCACAAGAAAGATCACGAATCACAAGATCTTGGATCGTTTGGAAGAAATCTTAATCGAGTATTTTCGAGAGGGAGACTTAAGAGAAAAAGGTCTTCCTTCGGTCCAATATATAGCGGATCTATTGAATGTTTCTCCGAAATATCTAAGTGGGCTACTGAACGTATTAACCGGTCAGAGTACACAGCAACATATTCATGATAAGCTGATTGAGCAGGCAAAAGAAAGATTGTCTACTACCGATTTGCCGATAACCGCAATCGCTTATGAACTCGGTTTCGAACACTCTCAATCTTTTAGTAAGCTATTCAAAAGTAAGACAAAACTTACTCCAGTGGAATTCCGTCGTTCGTTCAATTAG
- a CDS encoding TIGR04452 family lipoprotein, whose product MKRIYITILIMLSIANCVAVDTLGLTDTYKGDEAKKRLLAAAKIGDYLTANVYFTDQGYTGSQLDSLVATQVITASFIDETVFNLDESKYYKKKDVDNCAQVIQFLGVALDYDSFTTYLTNRTCRLSPNDLLLDQNIGKSSNSGS is encoded by the coding sequence ATGAAACGAATCTACATCACAATATTGATCATGCTTTCGATTGCGAACTGTGTGGCAGTAGATACATTAGGATTAACTGATACTTACAAAGGAGATGAGGCGAAGAAAAGATTATTAGCGGCAGCAAAAATAGGGGATTATCTGACTGCAAATGTTTACTTCACTGATCAAGGTTATACAGGGTCGCAGTTGGATTCGTTAGTGGCTACACAGGTTATAACTGCGTCCTTTATAGATGAAACTGTATTTAATTTGGATGAGTCCAAATATTACAAAAAGAAGGATGTGGACAATTGTGCTCAAGTGATCCAATTTTTAGGAGTCGCATTGGATTATGATTCTTTTACTACATATTTGACCAATAGAACTTGTCGTTTGAGTCCGAACGATCTGCTTCTTGATCAGAATATTGGTAAAAGTTCTAATAGCGGGAGTTGA
- a CDS encoding S1C family serine protease, translating into MKKNDRFKNFLVIGISVMAGVILSPILYCGTGNDSALFLNAKSDREPSASAKAAVSIQKAFEEVYENVSPSVVLIATEGTVNVPQYNDPFQEFFYGPQGRVRNQKRKVSGLGSGFILNKEGYILTNDHVVRNFDKFKVVFKNVKEPVSAKLIGTDPMIDVALLKVEANQDLQPIEIGDSSAVKVGDWAIAIGAPFGLEQSMTVGVISKVGRGGIDNSGVHYIQTDAAINQGNSGGPLLDINGRVVGINRMIVSPSGGSIGLGFAIPINEAKAIVEELKSGGKVKRARLGVALDDLTEETAKELKLSGPEGAFVRQVQNGSAAAEAGIDVEDVILEIDGAKIKNANDVVSKIRASKVGQRVSIVVFRKGQILKISVKLAE; encoded by the coding sequence ATGAAAAAAAACGACAGATTCAAAAATTTCCTGGTGATAGGCATATCCGTTATGGCCGGAGTGATCCTTTCTCCGATCTTGTATTGCGGAACAGGAAATGACAGCGCTTTATTCTTAAACGCGAAATCAGACAGGGAACCAAGCGCATCTGCGAAAGCCGCAGTATCCATCCAAAAAGCATTCGAAGAAGTTTACGAAAACGTTTCTCCAAGCGTGGTGCTGATCGCCACCGAAGGAACAGTCAACGTTCCTCAATACAACGATCCGTTTCAGGAATTTTTTTACGGACCGCAAGGTAGAGTAAGAAATCAGAAAAGAAAAGTGAGCGGATTAGGTTCCGGTTTTATCCTCAACAAAGAAGGATATATTCTCACTAACGATCACGTAGTTCGTAATTTCGATAAATTTAAAGTAGTTTTCAAAAATGTAAAAGAACCTGTTTCCGCTAAGTTGATCGGAACGGATCCAATGATAGATGTTGCTCTTCTAAAGGTAGAAGCGAACCAAGATCTACAACCGATCGAGATCGGAGATTCTTCCGCAGTGAAAGTGGGGGATTGGGCGATCGCAATTGGTGCTCCGTTCGGATTGGAACAATCCATGACAGTGGGAGTGATCTCCAAAGTAGGAAGGGGCGGCATTGATAATTCCGGAGTTCATTATATCCAGACGGACGCCGCGATCAACCAAGGGAATTCTGGAGGACCACTTCTGGATATCAACGGAAGAGTGGTTGGTATCAACCGTATGATCGTTTCCCCAAGCGGCGGTTCGATCGGCTTAGGTTTTGCGATCCCGATCAACGAAGCTAAGGCAATCGTAGAAGAATTAAAATCCGGCGGAAAGGTCAAACGTGCTCGCTTGGGAGTAGCGTTAGACGATCTTACGGAAGAAACTGCAAAGGAGCTTAAACTTTCCGGTCCGGAAGGAGCATTCGTTCGCCAAGTCCAGAATGGTAGTGCGGCCGCAGAGGCAGGTATCGACGTAGAAGACGTGATCCTGGAGATCGACGGAGCCAAGATCAAGAACGCAAATGACGTGGTTTCAAAGATCCGAGCTTCTAAAGTCGGGCAACGTGTTTCGATAGTCGTATTCAGAAAAGGCCAGATCCTAAAAATTTCGGTCAAACTGGCGGAGTAA
- a CDS encoding SDR family oxidoreductase: MKIIITGSLGHISKPLVEELIRKDHSVTVISSKPERKKEIEAIGAISAIGKMEDSEFLSQTFQGADIVYAMEAIGYENFFDQNLDIMEAIRRIANSYKVAIEQSGIKRVIHLSSIGAHTTDSGILAFHHDAENILRNLPSDVSIKFMRPVGFYYNMFAFIQTIKTRGAIISNYGGDEIEPWVSPLDIAEVIAEEIEKPFEGRSIRYIASDEVSPNEIAKTLGKAIGKPDLKWTVISDEEALNGMIAAGMNPKTAEGFMEMNASRRGGVLYEDYFRNRPILERTKLKDFAKDFASAYEQMK, translated from the coding sequence ATGAAGATTATTATTACGGGTTCACTCGGACATATAAGCAAACCACTTGTCGAAGAATTGATCCGAAAGGACCATTCAGTTACTGTTATCAGTAGTAAACCGGAGAGGAAAAAGGAAATAGAAGCGATAGGCGCAATTTCTGCTATCGGCAAAATGGAAGATAGCGAATTCTTATCGCAAACCTTTCAAGGTGCAGATATAGTTTATGCTATGGAAGCAATCGGCTACGAGAACTTTTTTGATCAAAACCTGGATATAATGGAAGCAATTCGTCGGATCGCAAATAGTTATAAAGTAGCCATCGAACAATCAGGAATTAAACGAGTGATCCATTTGAGTAGCATAGGAGCACATACCACAGATAGCGGGATACTTGCTTTTCATCATGACGCGGAAAATATTCTAAGAAATTTACCAAGTGACGTTTCGATTAAGTTTATGCGTCCGGTTGGATTTTATTATAATATGTTCGCATTTATACAAACGATAAAGACAAGAGGAGCGATCATATCCAATTATGGGGGAGATGAAATAGAGCCTTGGGTTTCTCCTTTGGATATTGCGGAGGTAATTGCGGAAGAGATCGAAAAACCATTCGAAGGAAGAAGTATCCGTTATATCGCAAGTGATGAAGTTTCGCCAAACGAAATCGCAAAAACTTTGGGTAAGGCGATCGGAAAGCCGGATCTGAAATGGACGGTTATCTCTGATGAAGAAGCATTGAACGGTATGATCGCAGCCGGCATGAACCCAAAAACTGCCGAAGGTTTCATGGAAATGAATGCTTCCAGAAGAGGTGGAGTATTGTATGAGGACTATTTCCGAAATCGACCAATATTGGAAAGGACCAAATTAAAGGACTTTGCCAAAGATTTTGCTTCGGCTTATGAGCAAATGAAGTAG
- the tmk gene encoding dTMP kinase: protein MAQIPGFYVFEGLDGSGKSTLSVRVLDLLTSKHVPAICFAEPTRYESGLFLRKFLSGEIELSPEKQIEAFLEDREVSLQRNILPSLSQKKIVLLDRYMYSTAAYQSGEFFSAQEILKKNLDRGFPEPEKVFYLEIEPEEALARLKGRDTTKDRFETISALIKIKKAYEEILPENTVRLDAKLSTEELLKLVTEKISY, encoded by the coding sequence ATGGCACAAATACCAGGATTTTACGTTTTTGAAGGTTTAGACGGAAGTGGTAAAAGTACCCTCTCCGTCCGGGTCTTAGACCTTCTCACCTCCAAACATGTTCCAGCAATTTGTTTTGCGGAACCGACTCGGTACGAATCCGGGCTGTTCTTGCGAAAATTTTTAAGCGGAGAAATAGAACTTTCTCCCGAAAAACAGATCGAAGCCTTTTTAGAAGACAGAGAAGTTTCTCTTCAAAGGAATATTTTGCCTTCACTCTCCCAAAAAAAAATAGTGTTACTGGATCGGTATATGTATTCCACGGCTGCTTATCAGTCAGGGGAATTTTTTTCAGCGCAAGAGATCCTAAAAAAGAATTTAGACAGAGGATTTCCGGAGCCTGAAAAAGTTTTTTATCTGGAAATTGAACCCGAAGAAGCTTTGGCGAGATTGAAGGGAAGAGACACTACAAAAGATCGATTCGAGACGATCAGCGCATTGATTAAGATCAAAAAAGCATATGAAGAAATTCTTCCGGAAAATACCGTCCGTCTGGATGCGAAACTTTCTACGGAAGAATTATTAAAACTCGTAACCGAAAAAATCTCTTATTGA